The Humidesulfovibrio mexicanus genome window below encodes:
- a CDS encoding heme exporter protein CcmB has translation MLRRGAFIAAKDLRLAVGGGQGLVQAVLLGLLLIFLFSLSRPTAELVSPQAAAAIFWLASAFGLVLVFNDLFSLEEGQGCRLGLLSSPLPEHAVWLGKGLAGLLLLLLSQAVFLPASAVFLGQDVKGDWGVLLLALVGVDMGLAALGALLGALAQGQGARESLFSVILFPLLLPVLLGGIRIFAGCFSGETALDQGLWAGVIVAFDAVFTAAGAFLFPYLYTGED, from the coding sequence ATGCTGAGGCGCGGGGCGTTCATCGCGGCAAAGGATCTGCGCCTCGCCGTCGGCGGCGGGCAGGGGCTGGTGCAGGCCGTGCTGCTGGGGCTCTTGCTCATTTTCCTGTTCTCGTTGTCGCGGCCCACGGCGGAGCTGGTGTCGCCCCAGGCCGCAGCGGCCATCTTCTGGCTGGCCTCGGCCTTCGGCCTGGTGCTTGTGTTCAACGACCTCTTCAGCCTGGAGGAAGGACAAGGCTGCCGCCTGGGGCTCTTGTCCTCCCCGCTGCCTGAGCACGCCGTGTGGCTGGGCAAGGGGCTGGCCGGGCTGCTGCTGCTGCTGCTTTCCCAGGCCGTGTTCCTGCCTGCCTCGGCCGTGTTCCTTGGGCAGGATGTCAAGGGCGACTGGGGCGTTCTGTTGCTGGCGCTTGTGGGCGTGGACATGGGGCTGGCCGCCCTGGGCGCGCTTTTGGGCGCGCTGGCGCAGGGCCAGGGCGCGCGCGAGTCGCTTTTTTCCGTGATTCTGTTTCCGTTGCTATTGCCCGTGCTGCTTGGAGGCATCCGCATCTTCGCGGGCTGCTTTTCCGGCGAAACGGCCCTGGACCAGGGCCTGTGGGCCGGGGTCATCGTGGCCTTCGACGCGGTGTTCACCGCGGCCGGGGCGTTTTTGTTCCCGTATCTGTATACGGGCGAGGACTAG
- a CDS encoding ABC transporter ATP-binding protein: MSGAGEHHAGHGPGGALALAARGVGKFFGSRLVLRDVSAEARAGEALLVVGGNGAGKTTLLKIMAGLCRASAGAVDVRVPPERSAYLGHATFLYPRLSATANLLFWGRMYGLSPAQADIDAVLGRVGLAHVAGEPAGTFSRGMAQRLNLARVFLIDPALVFLDEPGTGLDPASQDLLRREILALKARGAAVVWVSHHLAADLPLAERVLHLRDTRVAYCGDAAGFDPKGLTC, translated from the coding sequence GTGTCCGGGGCCGGGGAACACCATGCGGGCCATGGGCCGGGCGGCGCTTTGGCGCTTGCGGCGCGCGGCGTGGGCAAGTTCTTCGGCTCGCGCCTGGTGCTGCGCGATGTGAGCGCCGAGGCGCGAGCCGGCGAGGCCCTGCTGGTGGTGGGCGGCAATGGCGCGGGCAAGACCACCCTGCTCAAGATTATGGCCGGGCTGTGCCGCGCCAGCGCGGGCGCGGTGGACGTGCGCGTGCCGCCGGAGCGCAGCGCCTACCTGGGCCACGCCACTTTCCTGTACCCGCGCCTTTCCGCCACGGCCAATCTGCTGTTCTGGGGCCGCATGTACGGGCTTTCGCCCGCGCAGGCCGACATCGACGCCGTGCTTGGCCGCGTGGGGCTTGCGCATGTGGCGGGCGAGCCTGCGGGCACGTTCTCGCGCGGCATGGCCCAGCGCCTGAACCTGGCCCGCGTGTTCCTCATCGACCCGGCGCTGGTGTTCCTGGACGAGCCGGGCACCGGGCTCGATCCGGCCTCGCAGGATCTGCTCCGGCGGGAGATACTGGCCCTCAAGGCGCGCGGCGCGGCCGTGGTCTGGGTGAGCCACCACCTGGCGGCCGACCTGCCCTTGGCCGAGCGCGTGCTGCATTTGCGGGACACCCGCGTCGCCTACTGCGGCGATGCGGCGGGCTTCGACCCCAAGGGGCTGACATGCTGA
- a CDS encoding heme lyase CcmF/NrfE family subunit codes for MTAYIAMLFALIGTLFLGGWTGAALLAGKPERASFSERGHLAVALLVLFASGIMLWALVTRNYSFHNVFAHVDNGLELAYVVTAFWAGSEGSLLFWELCMALCGAVFAFTPGYRALSERTRAFFWVFFFVVNGFFLLMLTCWVNPFMQAVPTPPDGRGMNPLLRNPGMIFHPPLLLLGYAMYVIPGCAALAGALSGQTREWITATRNWNILSWTFLSAGIILGGWWSYMELGWGGYWAWDPVENASLIPWCTGTAFLHTAIVGARRNALARTNIVIMAVTYALCVFGTYLVRSGVVESLHAFGEGGVAAPLLSFILFLVGVSFAAAWVARPGEQRSLGDLVSREGLLLIVAWVLIALGAIIGLGTMWPVVSKLWSAKPVGLDAGFYNRVCLPLFAVLVLLFSACPWLGWKQGLRDRRGLLVAAAAFVVSGGAFLALGYRLPLALVGAAGAVSCMVTALLAVGLLPEARTRKSLAAYVVHLGLGLMALGVAFSGPYQTTAEKEINAGESFQVAGYTVTLKDVHEKSSPHMAQLIAEMEVSRNGEAVGVVRPERRMYRGYDQAFAEVSVIPGLGDEIFAVLLGVEQNGLTTVKVNVNPLVNWIWIGGVIFCVAPLFLLRYRKGGDGE; via the coding sequence ATGACCGCCTACATCGCCATGCTCTTTGCGCTCATCGGCACGCTGTTTCTGGGCGGCTGGACGGGCGCGGCCCTGCTGGCCGGCAAGCCAGAGCGCGCGAGCTTTTCCGAACGCGGGCACCTGGCCGTTGCCCTGCTGGTGCTCTTCGCCTCGGGGATCATGCTCTGGGCGCTGGTGACCAGGAACTATTCGTTCCATAACGTCTTCGCCCACGTGGACAACGGGCTGGAGCTGGCCTACGTGGTCACGGCGTTCTGGGCGGGCAGCGAGGGATCGCTGCTGTTCTGGGAGCTGTGCATGGCACTGTGCGGGGCCGTTTTCGCCTTCACTCCCGGCTACCGCGCCCTTTCCGAGCGCACCCGCGCCTTTTTCTGGGTCTTCTTCTTTGTGGTCAACGGGTTCTTCCTGCTCATGCTCACCTGCTGGGTGAACCCCTTCATGCAGGCCGTGCCCACCCCGCCGGACGGCCGGGGCATGAACCCGCTGCTGCGCAATCCGGGCATGATTTTCCATCCGCCGCTTTTGCTGCTGGGCTACGCCATGTACGTCATCCCCGGCTGCGCCGCCCTGGCCGGGGCCCTTTCCGGCCAGACGCGCGAATGGATCACCGCCACGCGCAACTGGAACATCCTGTCCTGGACCTTTCTCTCGGCTGGCATCATCCTTGGCGGCTGGTGGTCGTACATGGAGCTGGGCTGGGGCGGCTACTGGGCCTGGGACCCGGTGGAGAACGCCTCGCTCATCCCCTGGTGCACGGGCACGGCCTTTCTGCACACGGCCATTGTCGGCGCGCGCAGAAACGCCCTGGCCCGCACGAACATCGTCATCATGGCCGTAACCTACGCGCTGTGCGTGTTCGGCACCTATCTGGTGCGCAGCGGCGTGGTGGAAAGCCTGCACGCCTTTGGCGAGGGCGGGGTGGCCGCGCCCCTGTTGAGCTTCATTCTGTTCCTGGTCGGCGTCTCCTTTGCTGCGGCCTGGGTGGCCCGCCCCGGCGAGCAGCGCTCCCTGGGCGATCTTGTCAGCCGCGAGGGGCTGCTGCTCATCGTGGCCTGGGTGCTCATCGCCCTCGGGGCCATCATCGGGCTGGGCACCATGTGGCCGGTGGTGAGCAAGCTGTGGAGCGCCAAGCCCGTGGGCCTGGATGCCGGGTTCTACAACCGCGTGTGCCTGCCGCTTTTCGCCGTGCTTGTGCTGCTGTTTTCCGCGTGCCCCTGGCTGGGCTGGAAGCAGGGCCTGCGCGACAGGCGCGGGCTGCTCGTCGCGGCGGCGGCCTTCGTGGTCTCCGGAGGGGCGTTCCTGGCCCTTGGCTACCGCCTGCCCTTGGCCCTGGTGGGCGCGGCGGGAGCGGTTTCCTGCATGGTCACCGCCCTGCTGGCGGTGGGGCTGCTGCCGGAAGCCCGCACCCGCAAGTCCCTGGCCGCCTACGTGGTGCACCTGGGCCTGGGGCTCATGGCCTTGGGCGTGGCCTTTTCCGGTCCCTATCAGACCACGGCGGAGAAGGAGATCAACGCGGGCGAGAGCTTCCAGGTGGCGGGCTACACCGTGACCCTGAAGGACGTGCACGAGAAAAGCTCTCCGCACATGGCCCAGCTCATCGCCGAGATGGAGGTGAGCCGGAACGGCGAGGCCGTGGGCGTTGTGCGGCCCGAACGGCGCATGTACCGGGGCTACGACCAGGCCTTTGCCGAGGTGTCGGTCATTCCCGGCCTGGGGGACGAGATTTTCGCCGTGCTGCTTGGCGTGGAGCAGAACGGGTTGACCACCGTGAAGGTGAACGTGAACCCACTGGTGAACTGGATATGGATCGGCGGGGTGATCTTCTGCGTGGCGCCGCTTTTCCTGCTGCGCTACCGCAAGGGCGGAGACGGGGAGTAG
- a CDS encoding cytochrome c maturation protein CcmE has product MATKGGKGIYIAALVLFLGGVGYLVGSGVTENSVYFLNVGEALATESSKLKQARLFGNVAAEGIEPVQPGPGVSFVLLDKDNPGQTLRVTYRGAVPDAFKAGAEVIVEGGLDSAGKTFTASTLITKCPSKYEKQNRG; this is encoded by the coding sequence ATGGCCACGAAAGGCGGCAAAGGCATCTATATCGCGGCACTCGTGCTGTTCCTGGGCGGAGTCGGCTATCTGGTCGGTTCCGGCGTGACGGAGAACAGCGTCTATTTTCTCAACGTTGGCGAGGCCCTCGCCACCGAGTCCTCCAAGCTCAAGCAGGCGCGGCTGTTCGGCAACGTGGCCGCGGAGGGCATCGAGCCCGTCCAGCCCGGCCCGGGCGTCAGTTTCGTCCTGCTGGACAAGGACAACCCCGGCCAGACCCTGCGCGTCACCTACCGTGGCGCCGTTCCGGACGCCTTCAAGGCCGGGGCGGAGGTCATCGTCGAAGGCGGTCTGGACAGCGCGGGCAAGACCTTCACCGCCAGCACGCTCATCACCAAGTGCCCCTCCAAGTACGAGAAGCAGAACCGGGGCTAG
- a CDS encoding hemolysin family protein has protein sequence MLELILAVALATGVSFLCSLTEAAFYSFPMSRIEQLRREGRKAGDILAELRRDMERPITAVLTFNTAANTAGAAVAGAAAVKVFGDESLALFTAAFTLLLLVLGEIVPKTTGVAYARQLAPFLATPLKWLIFVCLPVVWLLGSLTRYIRKRQKAPQADEDDIRALVSLTRQQGILKPYEESAIRSILALDSKRVAEIMTPRTVVFCLPAEMTVDEAMEAHKNWPHTRVPVYEGEDSEDIVGVVYRRQVYEAAAEDRGGTALGALMRPVRFVGENLTLDKALRSFLESRQHLFVVLDEYGGVAGVVTLEDVLEELLGSEIVDETDEVVDMRELARRRRSAAAPTGKVGSGGQQGA, from the coding sequence ATGCTTGAACTCATACTGGCCGTCGCGCTCGCCACGGGCGTCTCGTTCCTCTGCTCCCTTACCGAGGCGGCGTTCTATTCCTTTCCCATGAGCCGCATCGAGCAGCTGCGGCGCGAAGGCAGGAAGGCCGGGGACATCCTGGCCGAGCTCCGCCGCGACATGGAAAGGCCCATCACCGCGGTGCTGACCTTCAACACCGCCGCCAACACCGCCGGCGCGGCCGTGGCGGGCGCGGCAGCGGTCAAGGTGTTCGGCGACGAATCCCTTGCCCTGTTCACGGCGGCCTTCACCCTTTTGTTGCTGGTGCTGGGCGAAATCGTGCCCAAGACCACAGGTGTGGCCTATGCGCGCCAACTGGCGCCGTTTCTCGCCACGCCGCTCAAGTGGCTCATCTTCGTCTGCCTGCCGGTGGTCTGGCTCTTGGGCAGCCTCACGCGATACATCCGGAAGCGGCAAAAAGCCCCCCAGGCGGACGAGGACGACATCCGCGCCCTGGTTTCGCTCACGCGGCAGCAGGGCATCCTCAAGCCGTACGAGGAATCGGCCATACGCAGCATCCTCGCCCTGGACAGCAAGCGCGTGGCCGAGATCATGACCCCGCGCACGGTGGTGTTTTGCCTGCCCGCGGAAATGACCGTGGACGAGGCCATGGAAGCCCACAAGAACTGGCCGCACACCCGCGTGCCCGTTTACGAGGGCGAGGACTCCGAGGACATTGTGGGCGTGGTCTACCGCAGGCAGGTGTACGAGGCCGCAGCCGAGGACAGGGGCGGCACGGCCCTTGGCGCGCTTATGCGCCCGGTGCGCTTCGTGGGGGAGAACCTGACCCTGGACAAGGCCCTGCGCAGCTTCCTGGAAAGCCGCCAGCATCTGTTCGTGGTGCTGGACGAATACGGCGGCGTGGCCGGGGTGGTGACCCTGGAGGATGTGCTTGAAGAGCTGCTTGGCAGCGAAATTGTGGATGAAACAGACGAGGTTGTGGATATGCGCGAGCTGGCCCGGCGCAGAAGAAGCGCGGCCGCCCCGACTGGAAAGGTCGGAAGCGGTGGACAGCAGGGCGCTTGA
- a CDS encoding glycosyltransferase family 9 protein, whose product MVRDIPDRWAVYRASALGDVTLITGVLAWWHKSRDARFTVITRHTLAPILSGHPAVDEVVGVTQAEINGHDWWRKSRSIASDLAGMGFIDLHRSLRSLALTLRWEGPVRGYPKFGIARRIYNRFPFPALERRLSALNVPQRYALALDATPPPAQELRPVIHLSEAELAGAVQHLTHVGLTRPFVALHPFATHPDKAWPMGYWLSLIPLIERQGLDWVIVGKNPDHLQALDDPRNLTGRTALRETCAILSRASALVTGDSGPMHLATAVGTPVVALFGPTARAWGFYPSGPFDTVLERDLPCRPCSLHGTARCKTGRECLTSIEPEEVAERLFATLERAGT is encoded by the coding sequence ATGGTCAGGGACATACCGGACAGATGGGCGGTGTACCGCGCCAGCGCGCTGGGCGACGTCACCCTCATCACCGGGGTGCTGGCCTGGTGGCATAAATCGCGCGACGCCCGCTTCACGGTCATCACCCGGCACACCCTGGCCCCCATCCTCTCCGGTCATCCGGCCGTGGACGAGGTCGTCGGCGTCACCCAGGCCGAGATCAACGGACACGACTGGTGGCGCAAGTCGCGCTCCATCGCCTCCGACTTGGCGGGCATGGGCTTCATCGACCTGCACCGCTCCCTGCGCTCCCTTGCCCTCACCCTGCGCTGGGAGGGTCCTGTGCGCGGCTATCCCAAGTTCGGGATCGCCCGGCGCATCTACAACCGCTTTCCCTTTCCCGCCCTTGAGCGCCGCCTGAGCGCGCTGAACGTTCCGCAGCGGTATGCGCTGGCCCTGGACGCCACGCCTCCCCCGGCGCAGGAACTGCGCCCTGTGATCCACCTCAGCGAAGCGGAACTCGCCGGGGCCGTGCAGCACCTGACGCATGTGGGCCTCACGCGGCCCTTTGTGGCCCTGCACCCCTTCGCCACCCACCCGGACAAGGCCTGGCCCATGGGCTACTGGCTTTCCCTCATTCCGCTCATCGAGCGGCAGGGCCTGGACTGGGTCATCGTGGGCAAGAACCCGGACCATCTGCAGGCGCTGGACGACCCGCGCAACCTCACCGGACGCACGGCCCTGCGTGAAACCTGCGCCATTCTGTCGCGGGCCAGCGCCCTGGTCACGGGAGATTCCGGCCCCATGCACCTGGCCACGGCCGTGGGCACGCCCGTGGTGGCGCTCTTCGGCCCCACCGCCAGGGCCTGGGGGTTTTATCCCAGCGGGCCGTTCGACACTGTTCTTGAACGCGACCTGCCCTGCCGCCCCTGTTCCCTGCATGGCACCGCCCGCTGCAAAACCGGCCGCGAGTGCCTTACGAGCATTGAGCCCGAGGAAGTGGCGGAAAGGCTGTTCGCCACGCTGGAGCGCGCCGGAACCTAG
- a CDS encoding PEP/pyruvate-binding domain-containing protein, translating into MVVQSEILTNLKRLIRLLCGRGEDGGGHEELQEEFRRRYRHFQELLDSNAELLKIVADMEVKLRGEQLFGMSHIRAQATRAVFHALRMVASYENLSGKPEPVLRAKLAELQQQIKDELEDRAATHGQALVLGYEEISRDMVDQVGGKSANLGEVRNRVGLPTPRGFAITTTAFTEFFANAGLREEIKRIKLGIAPDAPASLDAASEEIQRLIITAPLPTALEQAIVEAHDALAKECGRHPDECPVAMRSSAIGEDSEYSFAGQYLSVLNVPRRRLVTTYRYVVASLYTARAMSYRLLKGIVDEDMSMSVACLEMIESVASGVMYTRHPYHPQDDRVLINAVWGLGVYAVDGVVIPDSVSLLRETLEPQELRVAEKPVMLTCGAGGVLVERPVPPERRDAPCLNAEQLRQLGGYGLRLEEHYGAAQDVEWALTPGERLLILQSRPLGVVAGETSIPAGLPSVNDREPVLAGGETAQPGIGSGPAFVVTDEDSLDGFPDGGVLVAPHSSPKFMVLMRKAQAILTDSGSITGHMASLAREFGVPAILGLKSATQDITTGEILTVDAYSRRVYPGQVDALMAFKAPRTAHMRDTPVHGVLSRVARHIIPLNLVNPKAEEFRPKGCRTVHDVMRLLHERCYGEMFALSDMASARPGMAMRLKAQTGLDLHVIDLGGGVATGAAARGGLDPSDVVGAPFKALLNGLTLDQAQLSTPRPLQMKGFLSVMSQQVVAGPAQAGERFGDKSYAIISDKYVNFSSRVGYHYGVLDCYCGSTVSKNYITFSFKGGAADDLKRARRARAIGRILEANGFRVEVEGDRVVGRLQKRETDVVLEKLWIVGKLLQFTRQMDMLMVDEASVDAMAACFLSGRYVLDASCPIPQRPAPKVDAGKED; encoded by the coding sequence ATGGTGGTTCAAAGCGAAATTCTGACCAACCTGAAACGCCTGATCCGGCTGTTGTGCGGACGCGGCGAGGACGGAGGCGGGCACGAGGAGCTGCAGGAGGAATTCCGGCGGCGCTACAGGCATTTTCAGGAACTGCTCGACTCCAACGCCGAGTTGCTGAAGATCGTCGCGGACATGGAAGTGAAGCTCCGGGGCGAGCAGCTCTTCGGCATGTCGCATATCCGGGCGCAGGCGACGCGCGCGGTGTTCCACGCCTTGCGCATGGTGGCCAGCTACGAGAACCTTTCCGGCAAGCCGGAGCCTGTGCTCAGGGCCAAGCTGGCCGAGTTGCAGCAGCAGATCAAGGATGAATTGGAGGACCGCGCGGCGACGCATGGCCAGGCCCTGGTCTTGGGCTACGAGGAGATTTCGCGCGACATGGTGGACCAGGTTGGCGGCAAAAGCGCAAACCTGGGCGAGGTGCGCAACCGGGTGGGGCTGCCGACTCCCCGTGGTTTTGCCATAACAACCACCGCCTTCACCGAATTTTTCGCCAACGCCGGGCTTCGGGAGGAAATCAAGCGCATCAAGCTCGGCATCGCGCCGGATGCGCCGGCCTCCTTGGATGCGGCCAGCGAAGAGATCCAGCGGCTCATCATCACGGCGCCTCTGCCGACCGCGTTGGAGCAGGCGATCGTCGAAGCCCACGACGCGCTGGCCAAGGAATGCGGCCGCCATCCAGACGAGTGCCCCGTGGCCATGCGCTCCAGCGCCATCGGCGAGGACAGCGAATACTCCTTCGCCGGGCAGTACCTTTCCGTGCTCAACGTTCCGCGGCGCAGGCTCGTCACGACCTACCGCTATGTCGTGGCCAGCCTGTACACGGCGCGCGCCATGTCCTACCGCCTGCTCAAGGGCATTGTGGACGAGGACATGAGCATGAGCGTGGCCTGCCTGGAAATGATCGAATCCGTGGCGAGCGGGGTCATGTACACGCGGCACCCCTACCACCCGCAGGACGACCGGGTGCTCATCAACGCCGTATGGGGGCTTGGCGTGTACGCCGTGGACGGGGTGGTGATTCCCGACAGCGTTTCGCTGCTGCGCGAGACCCTCGAGCCGCAGGAGCTCCGCGTGGCCGAGAAGCCGGTCATGCTGACCTGCGGAGCTGGCGGCGTGCTGGTGGAACGGCCCGTGCCGCCGGAGCGTCGCGACGCGCCCTGTCTCAACGCCGAGCAATTGCGCCAGCTCGGTGGGTACGGGCTTCGGCTGGAGGAGCATTATGGCGCCGCCCAGGATGTGGAATGGGCGCTGACCCCGGGTGAGAGGCTCCTTATCCTGCAATCGCGCCCGCTTGGCGTTGTCGCCGGGGAAACGTCCATCCCCGCCGGGCTGCCTTCAGTGAACGACCGCGAGCCGGTGCTTGCGGGAGGCGAGACGGCCCAGCCCGGCATCGGATCCGGTCCGGCATTCGTGGTGACGGACGAGGACAGCCTGGACGGCTTTCCCGATGGCGGCGTGCTGGTGGCCCCGCACTCGTCGCCGAAGTTCATGGTGCTCATGCGCAAGGCGCAGGCCATCCTCACCGACAGCGGCAGCATCACCGGGCACATGGCGTCCCTGGCGCGAGAGTTCGGGGTGCCCGCCATTCTTGGGCTCAAAAGCGCCACGCAAGACATAACGACCGGCGAGATCCTGACCGTGGACGCCTATTCGCGCCGCGTGTACCCGGGCCAGGTGGACGCGCTCATGGCCTTCAAGGCCCCCCGGACCGCGCACATGCGCGATACGCCCGTGCACGGGGTGCTCTCCCGTGTGGCCCGGCACATCATTCCCTTGAACCTCGTGAACCCCAAGGCCGAGGAATTCAGGCCCAAGGGCTGTCGCACCGTGCACGACGTGATGCGGCTGCTGCACGAGCGCTGCTACGGTGAAATGTTCGCCTTGAGCGACATGGCCTCTGCGCGGCCGGGAATGGCCATGCGCCTGAAAGCCCAGACCGGGCTCGACCTGCATGTCATCGACCTGGGCGGGGGCGTGGCGACCGGAGCGGCTGCGCGCGGGGGGCTGGACCCCTCGGATGTCGTGGGCGCGCCTTTCAAGGCGCTGCTCAACGGCCTTACCCTGGACCAGGCGCAGCTCTCCACCCCAAGGCCGCTGCAAATGAAGGGCTTCCTGTCTGTGATGAGCCAGCAGGTGGTGGCAGGTCCGGCCCAGGCCGGAGAGCGCTTCGGCGATAAAAGCTACGCCATCATCTCGGACAAGTACGTGAACTTCAGCTCGCGGGTGGGGTACCATTACGGCGTGCTTGACTGCTATTGCGGAAGCACGGTGAGCAAGAACTACATCACCTTCTCCTTCAAGGGCGGCGCGGCCGACGACCTGAAGCGCGCGCGCAGGGCCAGGGCCATAGGCCGCATACTGGAGGCGAACGGGTTCCGCGTGGAGGTGGAGGGCGACCGTGTGGTGGGACGGCTGCAGAAGCGGGAGACCGATGTCGTGCTGGAGAAGCTCTGGATCGTGGGCAAGCTGCTGCAGTTCACCCGGCAGATGGACATGCTCATGGTGGACGAGGCCAGCGTGGACGCCATGGCCGCGTGCTTCCTTTCCGGACGCTACGTGCTGGACGCGTCCTGTCCCATCCCCCAGCGCCCCGCGCCCAAGGTGGATGCAGGCAAGGAGGACTAG